CGGCCACGGCGTCGGCCGCACGATGCACGAGGACCCGCACGTCCCCAACCTCGGGCGCCCGGGCAGCGGCATGCGGCTCAAGCCCGGCCTGGTGATCGCCATCGAGCCGTGGTTCATGGCAGGCGGTGACGAGTACGTCATCGACTCCGACGGGTGGACGATCCGCACCGCCGACGGGTCCCTCGCCGCCCACGCCGAGCACACCATCGCCATCACCAACCACGGCCCCGTGGTGCTGACCGCCCGCGACTGATCGGCGCGCCGGCGAGCCCGGCGCCCGGCGCGAGCGGCGTCTCTCAGGGCGTGTAGAAGCCCGGCGCGCTGCCGATGCTGGCCGCGGGGAGCGGGTACACGTGGTGCTCGAGCACCGAGCCGTCGGTGTCCTGGACCTCATGGGACCCGCCGAGCTCGATCGCGATCGCGCGGCCGGCGGCCCGTGCCGCGGCGAAGCTGCTGTGGGCCACTCCCTGGTGCAGCCCGTCGACCATGTTGCGCCACGTCGGCGCCTCGTAGACCGTGCGTACCTGGATCACTCGTGCCCCCCGGTCCGTGGGGACCGCGTCGTCCCCGGGCGTTCATCTTCACCCTCGTCCCACGTGTCCGCCACCGGGTCACGGGAGGCCGAGCAACCGCTCCCACGAGGCCGGGTTGGCGGCCAGCCACGCGGCGAAGGTCTGCGCGTGGTGGCCGGTGAGCCGCTGGACGGCGGAGGACACGACCTCGAGCTCGCCCGCCGCGATCGACGTGTACGAGGTGACCCACCCGTCGACCTCGAACTGCGGCGCGCCGAAGGAGGCACGGGAGGCGTAGGCCTCGTCGATCGTCTCGGGCGCGTAGGCGATGGACCGGCCGCTGGCGCGGGACATCTGGGCGGCTGCCTCCGCCAGGGAGATGGCCTCGGGGCCGGTGAGGTCGTACACCTGGTCGGTGTCGATGTCCGGGCGGGCGTCCAGCAGCACCGCGGCGGCGGCGTCTGCCACGTCGTCGTGCGCGACGCACCCGACCCTGCCGTCCCCAGCAGGCCCGCGGATCAGGCCGTCGTCGCCCACCAGCGCGGGCAGCATCGCGTCGTAGAGGTTGTCCCGCAGGAACGTGCTGCGCAGGCCGGTCTCGAGGATGTGCTGCTCGGTGGCCCAGTGGTCGCGCGCGAAGGTGAACGTCGCGTCGGGAGCGGCGCCCACGAACGAGACGTACACGATGCGGCTCACCCCGGCGGCCACCGCGCCGTCGATCGCCGAGGCATGCTGGGCGACCCGGTTGGGCGCCTCCCGTCCCGAGACCAGGAACAGCGTGTCGACGCCGCTCAGCGCGGCCCGCAGGGTCGCGGGGTGGTCGTACCCCTCGATCATCGCGATCTGCGCCCCGGGGAGGTCGGGAGCGTGCGCGGGGGAGCGGACCAGCAGCCGCTGCTCGGCGCCGGCGGCCGCCAGGCGCTCCGCGACCCGCCCGCCCAGCAGCCCACTCGCCCCGGTGATGCCGAAGACAGTCGCCATCTGCCGAAAGTACGCAACGTGCTCGGGGTGGGCCACCGGGCCAGGCGGCGACGAGCGGCGCGCGCCGCCGGGGGGCGAGGTCAGACGTCCGGCGGGCGTCACGTGAACTCCCGGGCGCGGCGGTGATCCGTCGGTGATGATGGACGCGTGAGCATCCCGTTCCGGATCATGACGGTCTGCACCGGCAACATCTGTCGGTCGCCCATGGCGGAGGTCGTGCTGCGGAAGCGGCTCGACGAAGCCGGCCTCGGCGGCAGGGTGGTGGTGGAGTCCACCGGCATCAGCGACGAGGAGCACGGGAACCCCATCGACCGCCGCGCCGCCGCCGTGCTGTCCGCCCACGGCTATGAGGCGCCGAACCGCCACGCCCGCCAGGTCAACGCCGCCGACCTGCGCGAACAGGACCTCGTCCTGGCGATGACCGCTGTGCACGAGCGGGCGCTGCGCAGGCTCGCCGGGGCCAGCGACGTCGCGCGCCGGATCCACCGCTACCGGGAGTTCGACCCGACCGTCTCGCCCCAGGCCCCCGACCGGGAGCTCGACGTGGCCGACCCCTGGTACGGCGACATGCGCGGGTTCGAGGAGTGCCTCGCGACGATCGAGGCGGCCGCCGGCGCCATCGTCGCCCACGTGCGCGACGAGGTCGCCGCGCGGACCGTCCCCACCGGACGCCCTGACTGAGATCCGCCCCGCTTCGCCCAGGCACTGGGGCCGGACCGCTGGGAGCGGCAGGATGGCGGCATGAAGGTCTCTCGCCGGTCCCAGGTCCCCGCGTTCGCCGTGATGGAGATCATCGCGGCCGCCAACGCCCGCCGAGCCGCCGGCCGGCCCGTCATCAACCTATGCGCCGGCGAGCCGTCCACCGGCGCCTCCGACGTGGTGCGGGACCGCGCCGAGCAGATGCTGCGGACCGGGAGCCTGGGCTACACCGAGTCGCTCGGCGCGCCCGCCCTGCGCGCCGAGATCGCCCGGCACTACGGCCGCTGGTACGGCCTCGACATCGACCCGGAGCAAGTCGCGGTCACCACCGGGTCCTCCGGCGGGTTCCTCGTGGCCTTTCTCGCGGCGTTCGACGTGGGGGACCGGGTCGCCCTGGCACGTCCCGGGTACCCGGCGTACAAGAACATCCTCACGTCGCTGGGCTGCGAGGTCGTCGAGCTGCCCTGCGGGCCGGCCACGCGCTACCAGCCGACCATCGCGCAGCTCGAGGCCCTCGACGAGCCGATCAGCGGGCTCGTCGTCGCCAGCCCCGCCAACCCCACCGGCACGATGATCGAGGCCGACGCCCTCGGCGAGCTCGCCACCTGGTGCGCGCACCACGGCGTCCGCCTGATCAGCGACGAGATCTACCACGGCATCACCTACGCCGAGGCACAGGTCGCCACCGCCGCGCAGTACCGCGACCAGGGCGCCGTGGTCGTCAACTCCTTCTCCAAGTACTGGGCGATGACGGGGTGGCGGCTCGGCTGGCTCGTGCTGCCGGACGACCTGCTGGCGCCCGCCGACGCGCTCGCCTCCAACGTGTCGCTGTGCCCGCCGGCGCTCGCCCAGCACGCCGGCATCGCCGCCTTCAGCCCCGAGGGCTATGCCGCCGCGCAGGTCAACGTCGACCGGTACGCCGCCGCCCGGTCGCTGCTGCTGTCCCGCCTGCCCGAGCTCGGCTGGACCCGCGTCGCCCCCGCCGACGGCGCGTTCTACCTGTACGCCGACATCTCCGACTCGGGGTTGGACGCGGTCACCTGGTGCGCGCGCCTGCTCGACGAGGCCGACGTCGCCCTCACCCCTGGCACGGACTTCGACGGGGTCGACGGGCACGACTGGGTGCGTCTGTCCTTCGCCTCGTCGGCCGAGGTGGTGTCCGAGGCCGTCGACCGGATCGTGGCGTGGCAGCGGAGCCTCTGACCACCGGCTCCGGCGCCGTCCGAAACGCCAGGTTTACGTGCGACCCCTAGTCTCCGAACATGGACGTAGCGGTGCTGGGGGCAGCCGGTGATGTCGGCCGACAGGTGTGCACGCAGCTCATCGAACGGCGAGTGCTCCCCACGTCGTCACGACTGCAGCTGGTCGGGCGGGCCGACGGGCCGTCCGCCCGGGCGACCCACGGTCTGCGCGCCGACCTGATCGACG
The sequence above is a segment of the Cellulomonas chengniuliangii genome. Coding sequences within it:
- a CDS encoding pyridoxal phosphate-dependent aminotransferase, encoding MKVSRRSQVPAFAVMEIIAAANARRAAGRPVINLCAGEPSTGASDVVRDRAEQMLRTGSLGYTESLGAPALRAEIARHYGRWYGLDIDPEQVAVTTGSSGGFLVAFLAAFDVGDRVALARPGYPAYKNILTSLGCEVVELPCGPATRYQPTIAQLEALDEPISGLVVASPANPTGTMIEADALGELATWCAHHGVRLISDEIYHGITYAEAQVATAAQYRDQGAVVVNSFSKYWAMTGWRLGWLVLPDDLLAPADALASNVSLCPPALAQHAGIAAFSPEGYAAAQVNVDRYAAARSLLLSRLPELGWTRVAPADGAFYLYADISDSGLDAVTWCARLLDEADVALTPGTDFDGVDGHDWVRLSFASSAEVVSEAVDRIVAWQRSL
- a CDS encoding low molecular weight protein-tyrosine-phosphatase — translated: MPFRIMTVCTGNICRSPMAEVVLRKRLDEAGLGGRVVVESTGISDEEHGNPIDRRAAAVLSAHGYEAPNRHARQVNAADLREQDLVLAMTAVHERALRRLAGASDVARRIHRYREFDPTVSPQAPDRELDVADPWYGDMRGFEECLATIEAAAGAIVAHVRDEVAARTVPTGRPD
- a CDS encoding NAD(P)H-binding protein; its protein translation is MATVFGITGASGLLGGRVAERLAAAGAEQRLLVRSPAHAPDLPGAQIAMIEGYDHPATLRAALSGVDTLFLVSGREAPNRVAQHASAIDGAVAAGVSRIVYVSFVGAAPDATFTFARDHWATEQHILETGLRSTFLRDNLYDAMLPALVGDDGLIRGPAGDGRVGCVAHDDVADAAAAVLLDARPDIDTDQVYDLTGPEAISLAEAAAQMSRASGRSIAYAPETIDEAYASRASFGAPQFEVDGWVTSYTSIAAGELEVVSSAVQRLTGHHAQTFAAWLAANPASWERLLGLP